The Candidatus Aegiribacteria sp. genome window below encodes:
- a CDS encoding insulinase family protein: MKIICLTIVVLFVSLHASVPADIEEFTLSNGIPVITRTIDNNEIEGVSFFIIGGSSALTEETQGLERFSLECAMMGSEDFPGPQWRELMDRTQAEWTSSFNYDYSRYHLKCISEDLPILLTAFGDCLLNPQLGSQAFEQVRESTMQDLQEKYSDPDSWIWFVANDAFMPGHTYRRLPDGTDETVSSFTIEDVSNMLDERIRSGNLLITHAGPTEPEELRDILEQAFGEIPAGGQEFQQVEHFTVNSDTIVVQHREVPTAYAVVKFNAPPQGHEDLQTFNAALTVVNDILWQVLRTDNALTYATFSGATSYQENWGYMYVSTPQPVLACSLMAEVLAEAIENPIDEDVVRGTIEKSRTLENLSAASKDNQCWMMGNFEICTGDWRKAYTVFDDFSELSAEDLRAVLSRWVGYGAWGIIADTTDVPADQLQPWPLK; encoded by the coding sequence ATGAAGATTATCTGTCTAACTATTGTTGTTCTGTTTGTATCTCTGCATGCGTCAGTTCCGGCAGATATTGAGGAATTCACGCTTTCCAACGGTATTCCTGTCATCACCAGGACTATAGATAATAACGAGATAGAGGGGGTTTCCTTTTTCATCATAGGCGGATCAAGTGCCCTTACGGAAGAGACACAGGGACTTGAACGATTTTCTCTTGAGTGCGCCATGATGGGTTCGGAGGATTTTCCCGGGCCGCAATGGCGCGAACTGATGGACAGAACCCAGGCTGAATGGACAAGCAGCTTCAACTACGATTACAGCAGATATCACCTGAAATGTATAAGCGAAGACCTGCCGATTCTTCTTACAGCATTCGGCGACTGCCTGTTGAATCCGCAACTTGGTTCCCAGGCTTTCGAACAGGTTCGAGAAAGTACAATGCAGGATTTGCAGGAAAAGTACAGCGATCCTGATAGCTGGATATGGTTTGTAGCCAACGATGCATTCATGCCCGGTCACACATACAGGCGACTTCCCGACGGTACAGATGAGACCGTTTCCAGTTTCACCATCGAAGACGTTTCGAATATGCTTGATGAGAGAATCCGTTCGGGGAATCTTCTCATCACCCATGCCGGGCCCACGGAACCTGAAGAACTGCGCGATATACTGGAACAGGCCTTCGGAGAAATCCCAGCGGGTGGACAGGAGTTCCAGCAGGTTGAACACTTTACGGTCAATAGTGATACGATTGTTGTACAACATAGAGAGGTGCCAACCGCTTACGCTGTTGTTAAATTCAATGCCCCGCCCCAGGGTCACGAGGATCTTCAGACCTTCAACGCCGCGCTTACAGTAGTTAACGATATCCTCTGGCAGGTTCTGAGAACGGACAATGCGCTAACTTATGCTACATTCTCGGGAGCTACCAGCTACCAGGAAAACTGGGGTTATATGTACGTCAGTACCCCGCAGCCTGTGCTGGCCTGTTCGCTTATGGCCGAAGTTCTTGCTGAAGCAATCGAAAACCCTATAGATGAGGATGTCGTAAGAGGCACTATAGAAAAAAGCAGAACACTTGAGAATCTCAGTGCTGCCAGCAAAGATAATCAATGCTGGATGATGGGAAATTTCGAGATCTGTACGGGCGATTGGCGAAAAGCCTACACGGTATTTGACGATTTTTCGGAGCTGTCCGCCGAGGATCTCAGAGCTGTTCTTAGTAGATGGGTAGGATACGGTGCCTGGGGAATAATCGCTGACACAACAGATGTTCCAGCTGATCAGCTGCAGCCGTGGCCTTTAAAATAG